ctgaatttaaatttaaatcagctGATAGAGACAGAAACCCTACATGACTGGGACTTAAATAAGATAGgaagttctttctttctcacataaAAGAAGGCTGAGCAGCCAGGCTGAGGCCGATCTTGTGGCTCCATGATGCCACCAGAGTCCAAGGATTCTAGCCTTCTGCTTTATCAACCTTAATGTCCCCTCAACCACCATCTAAGTATTTAAAGGGGGCAGTAAGAAGACACAGGGTATAAGAAAGGAGCTCCTCCCAGCTGAGTCAACTCCTTATATAGAACATTCTTAGAAATCCCACGCAACACTTCTACTTATATCTCATGGGCTACAACTTAAGCATATGGTCAAAATCAGCTGCAAATGTGGTGggaaattttattcttattttgggGAAGCAATGTGCCCTGGTGACAACTGGGGTTCTGAGGttaaagaagtaaaaaggaaatGGGTTTCAGACAATGATGAAGGCTATTTGCAACATGGCTAATTGGAGGCAACTTCTGGCGGAGTCCTGGCTGCTCAGTATCCTGCTGGCTGGGAGGAATAACTGAGATGCCAGAAGGACTGGCCTTTCTGCTACTCGGAGCTTGACACCTGTTTCTATCTTCCCTTGTGTTTCCAGTCAGTCTTGACATAATATCATGTACAGATGAAAAATTGCATGATGAAGCAAAAGGTAATCCGGTTTACCTGGGAATCAAGGGCACAAATCACTCTCTCTTTTGTGCAAAAATTCAAGGCCAGCCTACTTTGCAGATCAAGGTGAGTGGTTGTGCAGCTAATGAGAGAAGTATTGTGAGAtggactttttatttcatttaatatgttactgaataaaaatagcatttttttgaTGCTTTATATTCAGTGTAAGAAAGGAAATCTGACCTGGCTGATCCCCGAATCAATCCATACTACCTTTGGAATGGGCGTAACACTTATTTTAATGTCAGAGCATTCTCTGAAAGCCAGAGAACACCCCCATGGGAATGTTTCAGAAAGGCTGAGGAAGGGTGGTTTCTCCATCCTCAGTGCTCCTTAGCTGCCTCCCAGAAATGCTCTGGGGTGATGAGGTGCTTCCATTTAAGCAAAGGCCACTGTACGGCACAGGAGACGGGGGGCCGGGGTTGTTAATCTGGATCTTGCATATTACATGCCTATGGTCCTTGTACTGAAAGCAGAATTTGTAGTTATGAAGCTAATCCTTCTGCTTATGATGGAATCTGTAATGTATCAATGCACTTGGAGGTTGGGAATCACGTAAGACTGGTCTGAACCTGCAAATGGGTGCATACCAGGAGCACCCACGAAAGAGAGTTGAACTTCCCTCTGTTCTCAGGGAAGATAGTGCTGTCTCAAAGAATCAGAAGTACTTTGTGTCATGGGATCTTGGGGTGGAGCCAAGCTATTGGGAACCAGTAGGTTGCCTGCGTTGACACCTAGTGTCCTCCTTTCATCTGCCTCTGTCCCTCCCTTTGGGGAAAGCAGTCACTTCTGGGGCTGAGTCAGTTTAGCTCCCTCCTTCCAGTAATATTCTTTAATAAGCCTCTTTTCTACTCCTAGGAGAAAAATGTGATGGACCTGCACGATATGAACGAAGGGCagaaaccttttctctttttccgcATTATAGAGGGCACCACCTCTGCCTTTCAGTCATTCTCCTGCCCTGGCTGGTTCATAGCCACCTCCTCCACGGCCAGACAGCCCATCACTCTCACCAAGGAGAGGGGCGGAACTGAAAACACTAACTTCTATTTAGAGCCTGAGCACTAAGTCCAGCCTGGGCTGTGGGGGGCTGATTCCAGGACAGAGAAGCAAGCAGGCAGAGAAGCTTCTGTTTGAAAACACAGTCAGTCATGTTAAGAGATCACCATGCACAGATGCCCACACATGGCCCACctcattttcatcacccaaaaccACCTCCTCCTCTGGACATCCATTTCTGCCCCATGTCCCCCATTTGAACGCCATCCCAATATGAAACCTAAGAGTCACTTTTTATTCTCTCCTGATCTTGTCCCACCATCCACCTGGTTGCCAAGTCCAGTTAAATCAACATCCCAAAAGCTTCTTGTACACAGCAGTCTCTTCTCATTCCTTCTGACAACCTACGGCCTAGAGATGtgaatttaaaaaacttttgttcATACAACCCTATTAATAAAAAAACATTGTTTATTAATTCTATGcatgtttattataaatattgtaatatatattcTCAAAGATAAATCAAAAGGGTAAgatgaatgtgaaataaaaatttttatgtctTGATAATCATGATGGATTCATAATAACATTAGTTAATAATTTGACACACAGTATATGCTTTGGTTAAAATTAATTGTTAACTGTAATGAAAGTAAATCAATCCATATTTCAAAGAACCACTTGTATCAGTTTGAATTTTTTAAGGCAACTTCTCAGAATTTATTGTActgtccttattttattttataaagtggCTGGAAGTAGAAGCATCAGCTACGATATTTTCTGGTTGTTATGTATGTTTTTGGAATTTTAGTAGAAGCTTCAGGCAACAGTTTATTGGGATGCCTTTAAGCCAGTTGTCCATTTTGTGAGGGTTACTTTAGTTAAGGCCTATAATATAATCTACAACTTCACTTAGCCAATCACATGTAAATTGCAATTTACTGTAATATACTGAACATGAATGTGGCATGACAGGCTCTCTTCTCTCAGGAGACCTTGCTCTTCTTGGCACAGGACAAGCAAGGCTATTGGGTTTTGCAATTGGGTACCCATTGCTAACCAAGTTCCAATTTCTCAGCCAGGCATAATCTGTTCCAAACCTATCCTTCTGGCATTACCTCCTGTTGCTTCACTGTCCACGATTCTGTTTGAGATAATCCTTGAACCCCACCTTATATCCTGTGAGCCTTCCTTTTACTCCAGTCATTGCTGTGCAACTAGCTTTGGGAAGCTTTAACCTGACAGTGTGTCATCTCTGCTACACCAACCCCCTGTCTCTGCTCTGGGGCTCCTAGGACACCCGGGGAAGGACACTTGCAGGAACCTGCTTGgcactcacacatgcacaaaccTGGAAATAAGGGGGAGCTGCTCCATGAAGAACCCTTGACCGAAGCGGGAGTGGGAGCGGGTGGGGAAAGGCTACTCTCTTTGATCATTCTGGTGGACAATTCTGAGATGTATTCTACCCACATGGTTCCTCAGAGTCTTGAGTCATAGTCACCCTCCACAGTGCTGAGGTCAAGAATGCACCCTTGCATTGGCTttcctcatttccctccttcAATTTCCCCAGTCCCTACTCCTGTTCTCTGTGGATGCTTCTTATCACCCTGCATTCAAATCTTTatctcaggctctgttttctggTGTAAACTCAGACTAAGAGTCAACCAAAGTGAGCTTCTTTTCTTTACTAACTACTCCAAACACGTTGGATTTCTTCCCTCCATGCCTCCACTAATGCTTTTGCAAGCATCTCAAACACTTTCATCACTATGCATCTCACCTGCCTTTTACTAACATCCTACATCTGTCCGAAGTTCTCAGGGGCCTCTCCTCAATTTCCCAACCAAATGCAGCATCTTATTGAGAGCTACAGCACTTTTGCTTTCTCGTGTGACATTTCCTTTGTTAGAGTTTGTGCTATAGTTTTTAATCCTTGTCTTGGTCTCTTTGCTCTCTTCTCCTCAACCAAATTCTAGGTACATAGAGGTCAGAGATTGtgtcttttacatttatataCTCCCTTTGGAAGCCAAATCTTGCCTCGTATGTAacgatttctttaaaaaattttgttgaaataaatgaGTTCTCATTGCAGGTATTAGCATTTTCCATCGATACTGAAGCATGTCAGGGTAGAACTTGCTTTATGATGTCGGGGCCAGACCAGCAAGAAGTGTCCAAGGATCTGCAAAGCTCCTCAAAGAaggtagagaaggaaaacacaggAAGGCTGGTTAGGAACTTCCTTGTCTcaactcttcttcctcttccccacatGCCAATCTGACCCTAGAGGACCGTGACTATGCTAGGACATCCATTTAGGAGGGGATGGCTGCAGAAACAAAGCACAACTTAGAGCATTCCAGAGGGCCTGCAGCCAGTGTCCACTGACTCGAAGGCATCTCCCTCCCAGAGGACTCTGTGTACTGCCCAAAGCTTTGTATTTTGTCCAAACCCTCACCCACATGCATTCATGTATATTCACAACTGTTTAGGAGCACAGAAAAGGATACCAGGGGAATTCACTGTTGCAATTTTATTCTCTGACAAGGTCAGGATTAAGCTCAAGATGACCTAAGGATGACTATGAGAGATGTATGTTAACAATAAAATTGGACACATAGTAAGCAAGTTTTCTGGGAAGGGCTACAAAGAATGAGAGTTCTATAAATGGCAGAATGTGTAGAAAGAACAATAGATGGTGATAAAAAAAACATAATGTAATTCTAGgctatatgtataaatattagCTTTCTTAGCAATCCCAAAAGCACTGGAGATGAGCGGGAGATAGATGGCCAGTCCACTGTACACTGCATCACCTGTTCCCTCTGACAGAGGAGGTGATggtgaaggaaggagaggaggaggagaaaccaTAGAAAGCCCCAAGAGATGTCCTCAGCTATTTTATTGGCTCTCCTGTTTTGAGGGTTTGTTTTAGTCTGcatgggctgctataacaaaataacatAGACTAGGGGCTTAATATCGACAACTATTTATTTCCCAcggctctggaagctggaagtctgatataagggtgccagcatggtcagacCCTCTCTGGGACTGAAgacttcttgttgtgtcctcacatggtagaagggggAAGGGAGCTCTCTTGGGCCTCTCTTAGAAGGCTATTAGTCTCATTTATGAGGGCCCCCccatcatgacctaatcatcCCCCAAAGGCCCCctcctcctaatactatcacactGGGCACTTggatttcaacgtatgaattttggaggaTACAGACTTTCAGACCATAGCAAGGAGTGTGTTGTTCTTTGCTTGAATCAAAGCTAGGAACCATAGAAGGAGGCACAGGAAAACAGATTTCTGTTCAGTCAACATCAGAAAGCACTTCTCAACAGTGTGGGTGCCCTAAGCCTCCCAAGCAGACAGGCTAGGATAGTTCCTTCTCTACCTGTAGCGTGGAGAGAATGaggccaacacacacacacaccatagacagatggagaaagagcCCTAACGGTGTTATTTCCTCTGTTCTAGTCTCTGAAACACTGGTTTCTATGACTTTTTCCTCCAGTCTTTGAGGTACTCTAATATTCAAGGTTTTGGTGCTGTTGTTGCTTCTATAAGCCAGAGTCATGGAGGCCTTACTCAGATCCAGGACTTTAAATGGTGGGTTGTCCACAGGCCGGCAGAGAAGAGGTTCTACACATGATCTCCAAAGTCAGCTTTTCCCCTGAATGCCTTCCATTCAGCAATCTGAACCCCCAAACGCAAGTCTGTTCCAgcctcccactccctcctccccatccttcctttccaatttatgTCAGCATCCAGATCTGTTCTTCCCTCCCTACAACTCCACgttcttttattctttggaacAGAACATTTAAAAGGCTCTGCAAGCTTGCAACTGAGGATTTTTGTCTCTCCACTAGGTCAAgaagtttaattttgtttataatctAATGTCAACTTGAGGCAAGAAACACCACTTGGGTAGTCAAcgagaaaaaagaagggaagagaaatatgcagaaaataaaCTGATCGATTAACTGTCATATTATTTGAGTCACTTACAAGCAGAAGAGTCCtgattatgaaaaaaatactcCAGAGTCAACTCTAATTCATCTGGTTGGGTAATGACTCCAGGAATAAGTGGACAAGCCTCATGAAAACCCATAATGCCATTACTAATTTGTTCTCTACTTGGCCAAGGATGCAATTAAAAATGAGACAGAGACTAGCAAAGATTGTGCCCCTGATAGATTGCTACCTTCCAATATCCAATACCAATGATTAAAAGACCAAAATTCACAAGCTGCTCTTCCCTACTCGTGTGCAACTTAGAAGCTCTTCGCAGATTAAAGCTCTGATTCTCTAAGAGC
This genomic interval from Equus quagga isolate Etosha38 chromosome 5, UCLA_HA_Equagga_1.0, whole genome shotgun sequence contains the following:
- the IL36B gene encoding interleukin-36 beta, with the translated sequence MATPQLKQIPDCFHVRDPLQMVWVVEGDSLMAVPFNNNVKPVSLDIISCTDEKLHDEAKGNPVYLGIKGTNHSLFCAKIQGQPTLQIKEKNVMDLHDMNEGQKPFLFFRIIEGTTSAFQSFSCPGWFIATSSTARQPITLTKERGGTENTNFYLEPEH